The following coding sequences are from one Alosa alosa isolate M-15738 ecotype Scorff River chromosome 13, AALO_Geno_1.1, whole genome shotgun sequence window:
- the pomgnt2 gene encoding protein O-linked-mannose beta-1,4-N-acetylglucosaminyltransferase 2 → MRAPGCRMNVAAVLNGLLVSVVAALLWKYVRLSETAAQLEEELQLTRQSQEVSQVRIDYHAALQALQEHGTRMVCSGKMHTDRICRFDYLCYCTEAEEFVFFHGNSSVMLPNLGPRRFQPALLDLSSVEDHNTQYFNFLELPAAALKFMPKPVFVPDVTLIMNRFNPDNLMHIFHDDLLPIFYTMQQYSDLDDEARLVFMEGWGEGAHFDLYRLLSSKQPLLKEQLRNFGKLMCFTKSYVGLSKMTTWYQYGFVQPQGPKANILVSGNEVRQFAKTMMERMNVTREDRPEDDYIVVFSRSINRLILNEAELILALAQEFQMRTVTVSLEDQSFASVVQVISGASMLISMHGAQLVASLFLPRGAAVVELFPYAVNPEHYTPYKTLASLPGMDLQYAAWRNTIMENSVTYPERPWDQGGISHLEKEEQGRILASQEVPRHLCCRNPEWLFRIYQDTMVDIPSFLATLRRTVQIKPNGKKAKAASTVHPGRVREPKCQTSVQAANEAKLTVSWQIPWNLKYLKVREVKYEVWIQEQGENTYMPYILPHQNYTFSENIKPFTTYLVWVRCIFNKSLLGPFADVLLCKT, encoded by the coding sequence ATGCGTGCGCCCGGCTGCAGGATGAACGTGGCGGCGGTCCTCAACGGGCTGCTGGTATCCGTGGTGGCGGCGCTGCTGTGGAAGTACGTGCGCCTGAGCGAGACTGCGGcccagctggaggaggagcttCAACTCACACGCCAGTCCCAGGAAGTCTCGCAAGTGCGCATCGACTACCACGCTGCCCTGCAGGCCCTGCAAGAGCACGGCACCCGCATGGTGTGCTCAGGCAAGATGCACACTGACCGCATCTGCCGCTTTGATTATCTCTGCTACTGCACCGAGGCTGAGGAGTTTGTGTTTTTCCACGGCAACTCGTCAGTCATGTTGCCTAACCTGGGCCCACGCCGCTTCCAGCCAGCCCTGCTCGACTTGTCCTCTGTGGAGGACCACAACACGCAGTACTTCAACTTCCTCGAGTTACCCGCGGCTGCCCTGAAATTCATGCCTAAGCCAGTTTTTGTGCCTGATGTCACGCTGATCATGAACCGTTTCAATCCTGACAACCTCATGCACATTTTTCACGATGACCTTCTGCCCATCTTCTACACTATGCAGCAGTACTCGGACTTGGATGATGAAGCTCGCCTTGTTTTCATGGAGGGTTGGGGGGAGGGCGCCCACTTTGACTTGTACCGTTTGCTAAGCAGCAAGCAGCCTCTCCTCAAAGAGCAGCTAAGAAACTTTGGCAAGCTGATGTGCTTCACAAAATCATATGTGGGTTTGTCAAAGATGACAACATGGTACCAGTATGGATTTGTGCAGCCACAAGGACCTAAAGCCAATATCCTGGTGTCTGGGAACGAAGTCCGTCAGTTTGCTAAAACGATGATGGAGAGAATGAATGTCACAAGAGAGGATCGCCCTGAAGATGACTACATTGTGGTGTTCAGCAGGTCTATTAATAGGCTAATACTTAATGAAGCTGAGCTGATTCTGGCTCTGGCCCAGGAGTTCCAGATGAGGACAGTCACGGTATCCCTGGAGGACCAGTCGTTTGCAAGTGTTGTCCAAGTGATCAGTGGGGCAtccatgctaattagcatgcatGGCGCCCAGCTCGTCGCCTCATTGTTTCTGCCACGGGGAGCAGCTGTGGTGGAGCTTTTCCCTTATGCAGTCAACCCTGAGCATTACACTCCTTACAAGACTCTTGCGTCCTTGCCTGGTATGGATCTTCAGTATGCAGCTTGGAGGAACACCATAATGGAGAACTCTGTGACATATCCCGAGCGGCCCTGGGATCAAGGCGGCATTTCTCACCTGGAGAAGGAGGAACAAGGCCGCATTCTTGCCAGCCAGGAAGTGCCCCGGCATCTGTGCTGTCGTAACCCAGAGTGGCTCTTCCGAATTTACCAGGACACAATGGTGGACATACCATCTTTCCTGGCCACCCTCAGAAGGACTGTACAGATCAAGCCCAATGGGAAAAAGGCCAAAGCTGCCAGCACCGTCCACCCTGGCCGAGTCCGTGAGCCCAAATGTCAGACCTCAGTCCAGGCTGCCAATGAGGCCAAGCTGACTGTGTCCTGGCAAATCCCCTGGAACCTGAAATACCTGAAGGTTCGCGAAGTCAAGTATGAAGTGTGGATACAGGAGCAGGGGGAGAACACGTACATGCCTTACATCCTTCCACACCAGAACTACACTTTCTCTGAAAACATCAAGCCCTTTACTACATACTTGGTGTGGGTACGTTGCATCTTCAACAAGAGCCTGCTGGGGCCCTTTGCAGATGTTCTTCTATGTAAAACCTGA